AGCTGACCTCCATGATTGAATCCGCCGTTGACCGTCACGACTTGCCCATTCACGAATCGTGCGGCCGACGAAACGAGAAAGCCTACAGTCGCTGCCACGTCTTCTGGCTTGCCCCAAGTTTGTACGAGCGACTCGCGCTGGGCGCGGCTTTGCCAGTAGTCAGAACTGTCTTCCCCCCAGGCCGTTTGTATCCACCCAGGGGCCACGCAGTTGACGCGAACGTTCGGTGCCAGCGACTTCGCCAGACTCTTCGAGAAAGCCATGATCGCTCCTTTCGAGACAGCGAACATCTCGCCGCTGTCTCCTTCCATTCCGTGCGCGGCCTGGTCCCAGCCAATGTTCACGATGCTGCTACCAGGGATCGTTTTCATCCTGGTACCCAGTGTCCGGGCAATCCGGATCGTAGAGACGACATCAACGCGATAGACGAGTTCCAGCTTCTCTTCGAAGGTCAGCTGCGCCGCCTCGCCCGTCAGCACGTCGACTCCAGCGTTATTCACGAGAATGTCGATCCCACCGTTCCAATCCCAGGCTTGCTGGCAGAAACGATCTTGCTGTTGTGGGTCCTGGAAATCTTCGATCAACAGTTCGACGGCAATCTGGGGACGGATGGCCTGGGCCAGGTTGGCGGTCTCGCGGAGGCCATGGTCGTTGCTGCGGGTATGCAAAATAAGCGAAGCCCCCTGGCGGGCTAATTGCAGGGCAATCGCTCGACCGATTCCGCTAGCAGCCCCCGTCACGGCGGCAACTTTTCCCTTCAGATTGAAATCGGTCGTTGCGGTTTCCGGGGCGGTTTCCATGGTCGTCTTGTCCTACTTTTCACATTGATGCTGCCTGCATTGTATATTGTCGATAGGCAATACGGGATGCCATGCCTCAGGCACGTCATTCCATCAGACAAGCACCTCGGCGACGACAACCACCATGGCGGATCATATCACCGGTCATCTGAGTACGACCGCGTTCGTCTTTCGCGGCTACAACGTCACGAACATGGGACGTACGCCAGAGTTGTTGAACCATCCGCGTTTTGGTGGGTACGTTGCGAAACGACTGGAACAGTGCGGCCAGATTGCCTCGGAAGTGTTGCATCGACCAGTCGACTTGCTGGGCCGCGTGAGTCGAGGGGAAGAAACCGATCTCGATTCCTACCCCGACGCCATCGCGTTGATTATGGCCGCGGAAATGGCCCAGGTCGATATTCTCGAGCAGGAATACAATGTTCACCTTACCAACGCCCAGTACCTGATGGGGTACAGTTTGGGTGAATTGACGGCACTTGTGGCCGGCCACTGCTTGAGCTTGGAAGACGCCCTCACGATACCGCTCTCGTTGTCCATCGATACAGCCAAGCTCGCACCCACGTGCACGCTCGCGGTCGTCTTCTGTCGTAAGACCACACTCAGTGCTAACAGCGTTCATCATCTCTGCCAAGAGATCAACGCCGAAGGAAAAGGGCTAATCGGAATCTCGGCCGTTCTTTCCCCCAACTCGCTCATTGTCATTGGCGAACACGACACCACAACGCGTCTCCACACGCGACTTCAAGAAACGATTGCCGATCGCGTTCATGTGAAGAAGAACCCTCACAAGTGGCCGCCGATGCACACCCCGATTGTCTGGCGCGAGCACATCAACTCGCGTGCGGCCCTACTGATGAGTCAAATGAAAAGCGGCTTCACAGCCCCCAAGCCTCCGGTGCTTTCGCTGATTACCGGTGCCTGTAGTTACACCGACACCAACGTTCGCGATCTCATCTGCCAGTGGGTAGATAAGCCTCAACTTCTGTGGCAGGCGGTCTATCACACGCTGAGCAGCGGCACCGAGGCACTCATTCATCTGGGCCCCGAACCCAACATCGTGCCGGCCACCTATAGCCGCTTGGCGGAAAACGTCGAAGCCCAGGTCAAAGGAAGCATCAGCACCCGAGCACTTTCCACGCTCGTCTATCGCCCCTGGCTGAATGCACTTATCGGCGAACGAGCCTATTT
Above is a genomic segment from Blastopirellula marina containing:
- a CDS encoding SDR family NAD(P)-dependent oxidoreductase, which translates into the protein METAPETATTDFNLKGKVAAVTGAASGIGRAIALQLARQGASLILHTRSNDHGLRETANLAQAIRPQIAVELLIEDFQDPQQQDRFCQQAWDWNGGIDILVNNAGVDVLTGEAAQLTFEEKLELVYRVDVVSTIRIARTLGTRMKTIPGSSIVNIGWDQAAHGMEGDSGEMFAVSKGAIMAFSKSLAKSLAPNVRVNCVAPGWIQTAWGEDSSDYWQSRAQRESLVQTWGKPEDVAATVGFLVSSAARFVNGQVVTVNGGFNHGGQLPRDLKES
- a CDS encoding ACP S-malonyltransferase, whose amino-acid sequence is MADHITGHLSTTAFVFRGYNVTNMGRTPELLNHPRFGGYVAKRLEQCGQIASEVLHRPVDLLGRVSRGEETDLDSYPDAIALIMAAEMAQVDILEQEYNVHLTNAQYLMGYSLGELTALVAGHCLSLEDALTIPLSLSIDTAKLAPTCTLAVVFCRKTTLSANSVHHLCQEINAEGKGLIGISAVLSPNSLIVIGEHDTTTRLHTRLQETIADRVHVKKNPHKWPPMHTPIVWREHINSRAALLMSQMKSGFTAPKPPVLSLITGACSYTDTNVRDLICQWVDKPQLLWQAVYHTLSSGTEALIHLGPEPNIVPATYSRLAENVEAQVKGSISTRALSTLVYRPWLNALIGERAYLLRAPTIKQTNFEDWLLDKAT